In the Streptomyces formicae genome, one interval contains:
- a CDS encoding M1 family metallopeptidase, whose protein sequence is MELRSPAVRAATVSCALALLATVSACSGAGVDGTPGADGLRDPYFPKQGNGGYHVAHYGLTLGYDPESRHLTGTADITARATKNLSSFNLDLKGMDVSGVTVEGKAARFQRAGQELRVRPAEDLDRGETFRATVRYSGTPETVTDGDGSKEGWLKTEDGALALGEPNGSMAWFPGNHHPSDKATYDIEVTVPKGLKAVSNGELTRESTKNGRTTFAWHSAEPMASYLATVAVGDFEMKTSTTKSGLPVVTAVTPDEAKASKKVLAKIPDIIDWEEYNFGPYPFSSTGAIVAREDDVEYALETQTRPTYPGAPETELVVHELAHQWFGNSVTPKTWQDMWLNEGFATYAEWLYEEDHGGDSAQETFDALYEGDYFEDDEDNDAVWAFPPAKPTSAEHISDSPVYERGGMIIHKIRQAVGDDTFYDIVQGWAKTHRHGNANTKDFTQYVEEHAGGDAARKKVAAIWGDWLYGEGKPDKP, encoded by the coding sequence GTGGAACTGCGATCCCCGGCCGTCCGAGCCGCCACCGTCAGCTGTGCCCTCGCCCTGCTCGCCACCGTCAGCGCCTGTAGCGGCGCGGGCGTCGACGGCACCCCGGGGGCGGACGGTCTGCGCGATCCGTACTTCCCCAAGCAGGGCAACGGCGGCTACCACGTGGCCCACTACGGACTGACCCTCGGCTACGACCCCGAGTCGCGGCACCTGACGGGCACCGCCGACATCACCGCGCGCGCCACCAAGAACCTCAGCTCCTTCAACCTCGACCTCAAGGGCATGGACGTCTCCGGCGTCACCGTCGAGGGCAAGGCCGCCCGGTTCCAGCGCGCGGGCCAGGAGTTGCGGGTCCGCCCCGCGGAGGACCTCGACCGGGGCGAGACCTTCCGCGCCACCGTCCGCTACTCCGGCACCCCCGAGACCGTCACGGACGGCGACGGTTCCAAGGAGGGCTGGCTGAAGACGGAGGACGGCGCGCTGGCGCTCGGCGAGCCGAACGGCTCCATGGCGTGGTTCCCCGGCAACCACCACCCCAGCGACAAGGCCACCTACGACATAGAGGTCACCGTCCCCAAGGGCCTCAAGGCCGTCTCCAACGGCGAGCTGACCCGCGAGTCGACCAAGAACGGCCGCACCACCTTCGCCTGGCACAGCGCCGAACCGATGGCCAGCTACCTGGCGACCGTGGCCGTCGGGGACTTCGAGATGAAGACCTCCACGACGAAGTCGGGGCTGCCCGTCGTCACCGCGGTCACCCCGGACGAGGCAAAGGCGAGCAAGAAGGTCCTCGCGAAGATCCCGGACATCATCGACTGGGAGGAGTACAACTTCGGTCCCTACCCGTTCTCCTCGACCGGCGCGATCGTCGCCCGCGAGGACGACGTGGAGTACGCCCTGGAGACCCAGACCCGCCCCACCTACCCCGGCGCTCCCGAGACCGAACTCGTCGTGCACGAGCTGGCCCACCAGTGGTTCGGCAACTCCGTCACGCCCAAGACGTGGCAGGACATGTGGCTCAACGAGGGCTTCGCGACGTACGCGGAGTGGCTCTACGAGGAGGACCACGGCGGCGACAGCGCGCAGGAGACCTTCGACGCGCTCTACGAGGGCGACTACTTCGAGGACGACGAGGACAACGACGCCGTCTGGGCCTTCCCGCCCGCCAAGCCGACGAGCGCCGAACACATCTCGGACTCGCCCGTCTACGAGCGCGGCGGCATGATCATCCACAAGATCCGCCAGGCCGTCGGCGACGACACGTTCTACGACATCGTGCAGGGCTGGGCGAAGACCCACCGGCACGGCAACGCGAACACCAAGGACTTCACGCAGTACGTCGAGGAGCACGCGGGCGGCGACGCCGCGCGCAAGAAGGTCGCGGCGATCTGGGGCGACTGGCTCTACGGGGAGGGCAAGCCGGACAAGCCGTAG
- the arfB gene encoding alternative ribosome rescue aminoacyl-tRNA hydrolase ArfB gives MSGPHVIRGSVSLPEAELMWRFSRSSGPGGQHVNTSDSQVELRFDLANTEALPEVWKQRALERLASRLVDGVVSVRASEHRSQWRNREMAATRLASLLAEATAPPPKPRRATKIPRGINERRLRNKKQRSETKRGRSGQGWA, from the coding sequence ATGTCCGGTCCCCATGTCATCCGCGGCTCCGTCTCCCTGCCCGAGGCCGAGCTCATGTGGCGTTTCTCGCGGTCGTCGGGGCCGGGTGGGCAGCACGTGAACACCAGCGACTCGCAGGTCGAGCTCCGGTTCGACCTCGCGAACACCGAGGCGTTGCCGGAGGTGTGGAAGCAGCGCGCCCTGGAGCGGCTCGCGTCCCGGCTCGTCGACGGCGTCGTCAGCGTACGAGCCAGTGAGCATCGGTCGCAGTGGCGCAACAGGGAGATGGCGGCCACGCGGCTCGCGTCCCTCCTCGCCGAGGCCACGGCTCCGCCGCCCAAGCCGCGTCGTGCCACGAAGATTCCCCGGGGCATCAATGAGCGTCGCTTGCGCAACAAGAAGCAGCGGAGTGAGACCAAGCGGGGGCGCTCGGGGCAGGGCTGGGCCTGA
- a CDS encoding flavin reductase family protein: protein MSRLAAGVVLVTAREPGLDPDDPTAPLGEDVGMTATAFLSVSLDPPLVMVSLREGSRMDDLLAEQPHWAVSVLSESQRHIAGRFAMKGRISDRLLFEDLPYVRGSASGAPLIGGALATLECRTEQSVSAGDHTLVIGRVLTASVPSGEGSPLTYFRGRYRQLG from the coding sequence ATGTCCCGTCTCGCGGCAGGTGTGGTCCTGGTGACGGCGCGCGAGCCCGGCCTGGACCCGGACGATCCGACGGCCCCGCTCGGCGAGGACGTGGGCATGACGGCGACGGCGTTCCTGTCCGTCTCCCTCGACCCGCCCCTGGTCATGGTCAGCCTGCGCGAGGGCTCCCGGATGGACGACCTGCTCGCCGAGCAGCCCCACTGGGCGGTCTCCGTGCTCTCCGAGAGCCAGCGCCACATCGCGGGCCGCTTCGCGATGAAGGGCCGCATCAGCGACCGGCTGCTCTTCGAGGACCTTCCGTACGTCCGTGGCTCGGCGTCCGGCGCACCGCTGATCGGCGGGGCGCTCGCGACGCTGGAGTGCCGGACGGAGCAGAGCGTTTCGGCGGGCGATCACACGCTGGTCATCGGCCGCGTGCTGACTGCGTCAGTGCCCAGCGGTGAAGGTAGCCCCCTGACCTATTTCCGTGGGCGCTACCGGCAGCTGGGCTAA
- a CDS encoding ankyrin repeat domain-containing protein gives MNTTAADRRLLDAARAGNAEEVTAALAEGARIEARDTELRGALLLAAVGDHVEAAKVLVAAGADVNAQDHRADSPWLVTGVTGSVAMLHVLLPAGPDLELRNRFGGISLIPASERGHVAYVREVLRATDSDVDHVNDLGWTALLEAVILGDGGRAHQEIVELLLAAGATPGLADRDGATPLAHAERRGFTEIARLLRAAS, from the coding sequence ATGAACACCACCGCTGCCGACCGGCGGCTGCTCGACGCCGCACGGGCCGGGAACGCCGAGGAAGTGACCGCGGCGCTGGCAGAGGGCGCGCGGATCGAGGCCCGTGACACCGAGCTGCGCGGCGCGCTGCTGCTCGCCGCCGTCGGCGACCACGTCGAGGCCGCGAAGGTGCTCGTCGCCGCAGGTGCCGACGTCAACGCCCAGGACCACCGCGCCGACAGCCCCTGGCTGGTCACCGGGGTGACGGGCAGCGTCGCCATGCTGCACGTGCTGCTGCCCGCGGGACCCGACCTGGAGCTGCGCAACCGCTTCGGCGGCATCTCCCTGATCCCGGCGTCGGAGCGCGGCCACGTCGCGTACGTACGGGAGGTCCTGCGCGCCACCGACAGCGACGTCGACCACGTCAACGACCTCGGCTGGACCGCCCTGTTGGAGGCGGTGATCCTCGGCGACGGGGGCCGCGCCCACCAGGAGATCGTGGAGCTGCTCCTCGCCGCGGGCGCCACGCCGGGACTCGCCGACCGGGACGGCGCGACCCCGCTCGCGCACGCCGAGCGGCGCGGGTTCACGGAGATCGCTCGGCTGCTGAGGGCCGCGTCGTGA
- a CDS encoding GlcG/HbpS family heme-binding protein, with the protein MQKLSRRTRVLTIAATAAVLGAGTFGAVSATAGTPDAATKAAVTKAAVTADAGNKNLTQSTHLTVAAATKAAQATLDAAKKENQRVSVAVVDRNGNTIVELRGDGAGPQSPESAVKKAYTAVSWNAPTSELTKRLEQAPTLKDIPGTLFLAGGAPVTAKGAPVAGIGVAGAPSGDLDEKFAKAGVAALNR; encoded by the coding sequence ATGCAGAAGCTCTCCCGCCGCACCCGCGTCCTCACGATCGCCGCCACCGCCGCCGTCCTCGGCGCCGGTACCTTCGGCGCCGTCTCCGCCACCGCCGGTACCCCGGACGCCGCCACCAAGGCCGCCGTCACCAAGGCCGCCGTCACCGCCGACGCGGGCAACAAGAACCTGACCCAGTCCACGCACCTCACCGTCGCCGCCGCGACCAAGGCCGCGCAGGCCACCCTGGACGCCGCGAAGAAGGAGAACCAGCGCGTCTCCGTCGCCGTCGTGGACCGCAACGGCAACACCATCGTCGAGCTGCGCGGCGACGGCGCGGGCCCGCAGTCGCCCGAGTCGGCCGTGAAGAAGGCGTACACCGCCGTCTCCTGGAACGCGCCCACCTCCGAGCTGACCAAGCGCCTGGAGCAGGCCCCGACCCTGAAGGACATCCCCGGCACCCTGTTCCTCGCGGGCGGCGCCCCGGTGACCGCCAAGGGCGCGCCCGTCGCGGGCATCGGTGTCGCGGGCGCCCCGAGCGGCGACCTGGACGAGAAGTTCGCGAAGGCGGGCGTGGCGGCGCTCAACCGCTGA
- a CDS encoding YncE family protein codes for MKTPRRATTGVKPPRRALLAASTAALAAAVLAGCAAGADGAAGEDRPAPSGPEPARASTTLPAGSKTPEGTLLVADFGSDTVTFVDPEKGPVESVKVGTAPYGLTVGDDGRAWVATAEGVAVVDTEARERVDRIPYETETGPATTGEYRGGGMGIALAPDGEHVYVGVNVPDAKGVLEVIDTDKREVTDTVPVGRRPFDVDVSRDGAEVYATDHDSFDVTVVRADSLEPRRVEVAPYGTEGGLGSWLKPHYTAVRPSDGRLLLPFEGERLVVLDPRTGAYEVEKMTANTHQHGVTVTDDGTLFAVGTGPIDPDTDEGPSLTVRTEDGEERVIPLEGPHEDVAVSADGRTAYVTGGFTRDGFWNGVSVVDVRKGTVHRLAAGERPLGIAVL; via the coding sequence GTGAAGACGCCGCGCCGGGCCACCACGGGCGTGAAGCCGCCGCGCCGGGCCCTCCTGGCCGCGAGCACCGCCGCGCTGGCCGCCGCGGTCCTCGCGGGCTGCGCCGCCGGGGCCGACGGGGCCGCAGGGGAGGACCGCCCCGCCCCGTCCGGCCCGGAGCCCGCCCGCGCGAGCACCACGCTGCCCGCCGGGTCCAAGACCCCCGAAGGCACCCTCCTGGTCGCCGACTTCGGCTCCGACACGGTGACCTTCGTCGACCCCGAGAAGGGACCCGTCGAGTCGGTGAAGGTGGGCACCGCGCCGTACGGACTGACCGTCGGCGACGACGGCCGCGCCTGGGTGGCGACCGCGGAGGGCGTCGCCGTCGTCGACACCGAGGCCCGCGAGCGCGTGGACCGCATCCCGTACGAGACGGAGACCGGGCCCGCGACGACCGGCGAGTACCGCGGCGGCGGCATGGGCATCGCCCTCGCGCCGGACGGCGAGCACGTCTACGTCGGGGTCAACGTGCCCGACGCCAAGGGCGTCCTGGAAGTCATCGACACCGACAAGCGCGAGGTCACCGACACCGTGCCGGTCGGCAGGCGGCCCTTCGACGTCGACGTGTCCAGGGACGGCGCCGAGGTCTACGCGACCGACCACGACTCCTTCGACGTCACCGTCGTGCGCGCCGACTCGCTGGAGCCGCGCCGCGTCGAGGTCGCCCCCTACGGCACCGAGGGCGGCCTCGGCTCCTGGCTCAAGCCGCACTACACCGCCGTACGGCCGTCCGACGGACGGCTGCTGCTGCCCTTCGAGGGCGAGCGGCTCGTCGTACTCGATCCGCGCACCGGCGCGTACGAGGTGGAGAAGATGACCGCCAACACGCATCAGCACGGCGTGACGGTCACCGACGACGGCACGCTCTTCGCGGTCGGCACCGGCCCCATCGACCCGGACACGGACGAGGGCCCTTCCCTGACCGTGCGGACCGAGGACGGCGAGGAGCGGGTGATCCCGCTGGAGGGCCCGCACGAGGACGTCGCGGTGTCGGCGGACGGCCGTACCGCGTACGTCACCGGAGGCTTCACCCGCGACGGGTTCTGGAACGGCGTCTCCGTCGTCGACGTACGCAAGGGGACGGTGCACCGACTCGCCGCGGGAGAGCGGCCGTTGGGCATCGCCGTCCTCTGA
- a CDS encoding GNAT family N-acetyltransferase produces MILEPLAAVDGALPGHLLTEVTGLYASNREFFALSGDFPDPDDIRIEQVAKTLADELAEPSAEVLLARSRGDLVGIALTLARHPDPTDPDPWIGLLMVDARIQRAGFGRELTALVEQRFRDQGRDAVRLAVLENNPKALRFWTALGYLVIGHREDRARHRPCAILRKPLSD; encoded by the coding sequence ATGATCCTCGAACCGCTCGCCGCCGTCGACGGGGCCCTGCCCGGTCACCTCCTCACCGAGGTGACCGGGCTCTACGCGTCCAACCGTGAGTTCTTCGCGCTCAGCGGCGACTTCCCCGACCCCGACGACATCCGCATCGAGCAGGTGGCCAAGACGCTCGCCGACGAACTGGCGGAGCCGAGCGCCGAAGTGCTGCTCGCGCGCTCGCGCGGGGACCTCGTGGGGATCGCCCTCACCCTCGCCCGGCACCCCGACCCGACGGACCCCGACCCCTGGATCGGGCTGCTCATGGTCGACGCGAGGATCCAACGGGCCGGATTCGGGCGGGAGTTGACCGCACTCGTCGAGCAGAGGTTCCGGGACCAGGGGCGGGACGCCGTACGGCTCGCCGTCCTTGAGAACAACCCGAAGGCGCTGCGGTTCTGGACCGCGCTCGGATACCTGGTCATCGGCCACCGCGAGGACCGCGCACGGCACCGCCCCTGCGCGATCCTGCGCAAGCCGCTCAGCGACTAG
- a CDS encoding carbohydrate-binding protein: protein MTPGNNGENTPSAPQGDDDPFGYLYEDGQAAGATPPSGGGGYGYPGPRSSYNQVRAVGDRRPAYGQTQPTQQYGQQVPPQQSAYGQPNAHYTAPEAQPGGAPVGSPQYAPAGGGRGRGPNTKGLLIAAIAVVAVVAIGIGAAVIFGRDDDKSDKGEAGSTPSQAETVKPSEKPSKKPEEKTELPKTDAKALKLEGGTTTASDIDGAKSAGGVYVAGFDKVGAQITWTVDGIAKSGDYSLRVDYGVPGKDSNATVSVNGKKQSRPLSMKNFASAKEGDWEKGWTNTWGVVQLTKGTNTITLSCEQSNLCGSTGANIDRMWLVEGSNG, encoded by the coding sequence ATGACGCCCGGCAATAACGGCGAGAACACGCCGAGCGCGCCGCAGGGCGACGACGATCCGTTCGGCTACCTGTACGAGGACGGACAGGCGGCCGGAGCGACCCCGCCCAGCGGCGGTGGCGGCTACGGGTACCCGGGTCCCCGCTCCTCGTACAACCAGGTGAGGGCGGTCGGCGACCGGCGTCCCGCGTACGGGCAGACCCAGCCGACCCAGCAGTACGGTCAGCAGGTCCCGCCCCAGCAGAGCGCCTACGGCCAGCCGAACGCCCACTACACCGCGCCCGAGGCGCAGCCCGGCGGCGCCCCCGTCGGCTCTCCGCAGTACGCGCCCGCGGGCGGCGGGCGAGGCCGGGGCCCGAACACCAAGGGCCTGCTGATCGCCGCCATCGCCGTGGTGGCCGTGGTCGCCATAGGGATCGGCGCCGCGGTGATCTTCGGCCGCGACGACGACAAGAGCGACAAGGGCGAGGCGGGCAGCACCCCGTCGCAGGCCGAGACCGTGAAGCCCAGCGAGAAGCCGTCCAAGAAGCCCGAGGAGAAGACCGAGCTTCCCAAGACGGACGCGAAGGCCCTGAAGCTGGAGGGCGGCACCACCACGGCCTCCGACATCGACGGCGCCAAGTCCGCCGGTGGCGTCTACGTGGCCGGGTTCGACAAGGTCGGTGCCCAGATCACCTGGACCGTCGACGGCATCGCCAAGAGCGGCGACTACAGCCTGCGGGTGGACTACGGCGTCCCCGGCAAGGACAGCAACGCCACCGTCTCGGTCAACGGCAAGAAGCAGAGCCGCCCCCTGAGCATGAAGAACTTCGCCAGTGCCAAGGAAGGCGACTGGGAGAAGGGCTGGACCAACACGTGGGGCGTCGTTCAGCTCACCAAGGGGACGAACACGATCACGCTCAGCTGTGAGCAGAGCAACCTCTGCGGGAGCACCGGCGCGAACATCGACCGGATGTGGCTGGTCGAGGGCAGTAACGGCTAA
- a CDS encoding PadR family transcriptional regulator, which yields MAAPHTPWTRAALPLCLLGILDSEPTSYGYALLGRLADAGLDGVRPATLYPALTRLEEEGAVEVEWGAGEGGPGRKYYRITAEGRARLRRDRAAWGDFSRTVATLVGEDGKHREHGEQEGQGDA from the coding sequence GTGGCCGCCCCGCACACCCCATGGACACGCGCCGCACTGCCCCTGTGCCTGCTCGGCATCCTCGACAGCGAGCCGACGAGTTACGGGTACGCCCTGCTCGGGCGGCTCGCCGACGCGGGGCTCGACGGGGTTCGGCCCGCGACGCTCTATCCCGCTCTCACCCGCCTCGAAGAGGAAGGCGCCGTCGAGGTCGAGTGGGGTGCGGGCGAGGGCGGGCCCGGGCGGAAGTACTACCGGATCACCGCGGAGGGAAGGGCGAGGCTGCGGCGTGACCGGGCCGCCTGGGGGGACTTCTCCCGGACCGTCGCCACCCTCGTCGGTGAAGACGGCAAGCATCGCGAACACGGCGAACAGGAAGGGCAGGGGGACGCATGA
- a CDS encoding NAD(P)H-dependent oxidoreductase — translation MTTVALYLAHPRPGSFNHALADAVADELRGRGCRVLVHDLYAEGFDPLLSADATGTVDAAPDPVDDGIAPHRADLAAADALVFVHPNWWGMPPAILTGWVQRVLAPGVAYKLHTADGEPVGLVKAARALVLNTSDTPEDRETTEFGDPLQRVWASCVLPYVGVPDVRRTVFRTVTDSTPAEREQWLTEARAQAAALLL, via the coding sequence ATGACCACCGTCGCGCTCTACCTCGCCCACCCCCGCCCCGGCAGCTTCAACCACGCGCTGGCCGACGCGGTCGCCGATGAACTGCGAGGACGCGGCTGCCGCGTCCTCGTGCACGACCTGTACGCCGAGGGCTTCGACCCGCTCCTGTCCGCCGACGCCACCGGCACGGTCGACGCCGCGCCGGACCCGGTGGACGACGGCATCGCCCCGCACCGCGCGGACCTCGCGGCCGCCGACGCCCTGGTCTTCGTCCACCCGAACTGGTGGGGCATGCCGCCCGCGATCCTGACGGGCTGGGTGCAGCGGGTGCTCGCGCCGGGCGTCGCGTACAAACTCCACACCGCCGACGGCGAGCCGGTCGGCCTGGTCAAGGCCGCCCGCGCCCTGGTCCTGAACACCTCGGACACCCCCGAGGACCGCGAGACCACGGAATTCGGCGACCCGCTCCAACGCGTCTGGGCATCCTGCGTCCTGCCGTACGTGGGCGTACCCGACGTCCGCAGGACGGTCTTCCGCACGGTGACGGACTCGACGCCCGCCGAACGCGAACAGTGGCTGACCGAGGCCCGCGCGCAGGCGGCGGCACTCCTGCTCTGA
- a CDS encoding TerD family protein: MAVSLSKGGNVSLTKEAPGLTAVTVGLGWDVRTTTGTDFDLDASAIAVNTQGKVFSDQHFVFFNNKATPDQTIVHTGDNVTGEGEGDDEQINVNLAGLPADIEKIVFPVSIYDAENRSQNFGQVRNAFIRILNQAGGAEIARYDLSEDAATETAMVFGELYRNGAEWKFRAVGQGYASGLVGIAQDFGVNV, from the coding sequence ATGGCAGTAAGCCTGTCCAAGGGTGGCAACGTCTCGCTCACCAAGGAGGCTCCGGGCCTGACCGCCGTCACCGTGGGCCTCGGCTGGGACGTCCGCACCACCACTGGCACCGACTTCGACCTGGACGCCTCCGCGATCGCGGTGAACACGCAGGGCAAGGTCTTCTCGGACCAGCACTTCGTCTTCTTCAACAACAAGGCGACGCCGGACCAGACCATCGTCCACACCGGTGACAACGTCACGGGCGAGGGCGAGGGCGACGACGAGCAGATCAACGTGAACCTCGCGGGTCTGCCGGCCGACATCGAGAAGATCGTCTTCCCGGTCTCGATCTACGACGCCGAGAACCGCTCGCAGAACTTCGGCCAGGTCCGCAACGCGTTCATCCGCATCCTGAACCAGGCGGGCGGCGCCGAGATCGCGCGCTACGACCTCTCCGAGGACGCCGCCACCGAGACCGCCATGGTCTTCGGCGAGCTCTACCGCAACGGCGCGGAGTGGAAGTTCCGCGCCGTGGGCCAGGGCTACGCCTCGGGCCTCGTGGGCATCGCGCAGGACTTCGGCGTCAACGTCTGA
- a CDS encoding sensor histidine kinase: protein MHATFYLLLATSLARFLLRHPGGARVPWIIALSAVLAVLYALPFLTAAALRERPATPFASGARPTPRRLAWLALVVAVWLVLVVLAPSFGWCAVPLFYTGLRTLPPRAALALVAVLTGCVIASQVRLAGRYDPDLILGPPAVSAIATAVFAYMQRQAARQRELIDDLIRTRRELAATERREGTLAERQRLSMEIHDTLAQGLSSQQMLLQAADRVWDTDPAKARTHVRTAESITEHGLTEARRFVHDLAPADLADGGGLAQALRALAERESDAGLTVRFHVEGAPVPLPDRVSSALLRIAQGALANVREHADATTAALTLTLLDDQVVLDVADDGRGFVPPTDSRTPAGVRGHGLPAIRARAVQLGGTLTIESAPGEGAVLSVSIPLEPQR, encoded by the coding sequence ATGCACGCCACGTTCTACCTGCTGCTCGCCACCTCGCTGGCCCGCTTCCTGCTGCGTCACCCCGGCGGCGCGCGCGTCCCGTGGATCATCGCGCTCTCGGCGGTCCTCGCCGTCCTCTACGCCCTCCCGTTCCTCACCGCCGCCGCCCTGCGGGAGCGACCCGCCACGCCCTTCGCGTCCGGCGCCCGCCCCACCCCCCGCCGCCTGGCCTGGCTCGCGCTGGTCGTCGCGGTCTGGCTGGTGCTCGTCGTCCTCGCGCCGAGCTTCGGCTGGTGCGCGGTGCCGCTCTTCTACACCGGCCTGCGCACCCTGCCACCGCGCGCGGCCCTGGCCCTGGTGGCCGTCCTGACCGGCTGCGTCATCGCATCCCAGGTACGGCTCGCGGGCCGCTACGACCCGGACCTGATCCTCGGACCGCCCGCCGTCTCGGCAATCGCCACCGCCGTCTTCGCCTACATGCAGCGCCAGGCCGCCCGCCAGCGCGAACTCATCGACGACCTCATCCGCACCCGCCGCGAACTGGCCGCCACCGAACGGCGCGAGGGCACGCTCGCCGAGCGCCAGCGCCTGTCCATGGAGATCCACGACACCCTCGCGCAGGGCCTGTCCAGCCAGCAGATGCTGCTCCAGGCCGCCGACCGCGTCTGGGACACCGACCCGGCCAAGGCCCGCACCCACGTCCGTACGGCCGAGTCGATCACCGAGCACGGCCTCACCGAGGCACGCCGCTTCGTGCACGACCTGGCGCCCGCCGACCTCGCGGACGGCGGCGGCCTCGCGCAGGCGCTCCGGGCCCTCGCGGAACGGGAGTCGGACGCGGGCCTCACCGTCCGCTTCCACGTGGAGGGCGCCCCCGTGCCCCTGCCCGACCGCGTCAGCTCGGCGCTGCTGCGCATCGCCCAGGGCGCCCTCGCGAACGTACGCGAACACGCCGACGCGACCACGGCGGCGCTCACCCTCACCCTCCTGGACGACCAGGTGGTCCTGGACGTCGCGGACGACGGCCGCGGCTTCGTCCCGCCCACCGACTCCAGGACCCCGGCGGGCGTACGAGGTCACGGCCTGCCCGCGATCCGCGCGCGGGCGGTCCAGCTCGGCGGCACACTGACGATCGAGTCGGCGCCGGGCGAAGGCGCGGTCCTTTCCGTATCGATCCCGTTGGAGCCGCAGCGATGA
- the cdgB gene encoding diguanylate cyclase CdgB: METESEPYVRLATLRQLHQVVAELNTARSLADTLQTVADGVVNGLGYELACVNLVRPDGDLVVAAFAGNPAAEALITGRVGSRDAWEHRLAMGEPWGALRFIPYTEGWVLDDDDVPQWYTEGPAPRFEDEWHPADRLFAPMYATGAAGGELLGVISVDRPRNGRRPGAWGREALQMYAFQAAIAISNARLRANMQRALVRLEREQQALRASEESFRQAFEYAPSGMAIAEMGGDQHGRILRTNDALCRLLGRPASAMRRYSFSDLVHPEDIGTLLRTSAEGGRAELRLARRDATYVWVSLRNSVVADAADGPRFLLTHVEDIEDRKRRELQLAHRASHDSLTGLPNSAELRARLSARLCRRPHAGQQSAVDSLDAAYEHGFDFGRASHEQRDEGFDHHVHTIAPQGDDDVDDGTKGLAVLFCDLDGFKSINDRFGHHTGDAVLIEVARRLTSGVRDGDTVARLGGDEFVVLADGLGRADAQDLAVRLRNAIIPPIRVDGRAVRVGASFGIGWAHCGMSADEVLHSADQRMYVEKRSRAKQHRRAG; this comes from the coding sequence ATGGAGACCGAGTCGGAGCCGTACGTCCGTCTTGCGACCCTGCGGCAGCTGCACCAGGTGGTGGCGGAGCTCAACACGGCCCGGAGCCTGGCGGACACGCTGCAGACCGTCGCCGACGGCGTCGTCAACGGCCTTGGCTACGAGCTGGCGTGTGTCAATCTCGTGCGCCCAGACGGGGATCTCGTCGTCGCCGCCTTCGCGGGCAATCCCGCGGCCGAGGCCCTCATCACCGGACGCGTCGGCTCCCGCGACGCCTGGGAGCACCGCCTGGCCATGGGCGAGCCGTGGGGCGCGCTGCGCTTCATCCCGTACACCGAGGGCTGGGTCCTCGACGACGACGACGTCCCGCAGTGGTACACCGAGGGCCCCGCGCCCCGCTTCGAGGACGAGTGGCACCCGGCGGACCGCCTCTTCGCCCCCATGTACGCGACGGGCGCGGCCGGTGGCGAGCTGCTCGGCGTGATCTCCGTGGACCGGCCGCGCAACGGCCGCAGGCCCGGCGCCTGGGGCCGCGAGGCCCTGCAGATGTACGCCTTCCAGGCCGCCATCGCGATCAGCAACGCCCGCCTGCGGGCCAACATGCAGCGCGCCCTGGTCCGCCTGGAGAGGGAGCAGCAGGCACTGCGGGCCAGCGAGGAGAGCTTCCGGCAGGCCTTCGAGTACGCGCCGTCCGGCATGGCCATCGCCGAGATGGGCGGCGACCAGCACGGCAGGATCCTGCGCACGAACGACGCGCTCTGCCGCCTCCTGGGGCGCCCGGCCTCCGCCATGCGGCGCTACTCCTTCTCCGACCTCGTGCACCCCGAGGACATCGGGACGCTGCTGCGTACGTCAGCCGAGGGCGGCCGCGCCGAGCTGCGGCTCGCGCGCAGGGACGCGACGTACGTCTGGGTCAGCCTGCGGAACTCCGTCGTCGCCGACGCCGCCGACGGCCCCCGCTTCCTGCTCACGCACGTCGAGGACATCGAGGACCGCAAGCGCCGCGAGCTGCAGCTCGCGCACCGCGCCAGCCATGACTCGCTGACCGGCCTGCCCAACTCCGCCGAGCTGCGCGCCCGGCTCAGCGCCCGCCTCTGTAGGAGGCCCCACGCGGGCCAGCAGAGCGCCGTCGACTCGCTCGACGCGGCCTACGAGCACGGCTTCGACTTCGGGCGCGCCTCGCACGAGCAGCGGGACGAGGGCTTCGACCACCACGTGCACACCATCGCCCCCCAGGGCGACGACGACGTGGACGACGGCACCAAGGGGCTCGCGGTCCTCTTCTGCGACCTCGACGGCTTCAAGTCGATCAACGACCGCTTCGGCCACCACACAGGGGACGCCGTCCTCATCGAGGTCGCACGGCGTCTGACCAGCGGCGTGCGGGACGGGGACACGGTGGCGCGGCTCGGCGGCGACGAGTTCGTCGTCCTCGCGGACGGCCTCGGCCGCGCCGACGCCCAGGACCTCGCGGTCCGGCTGCGGAACGCGATCATCCCGCCGATCCGCGTCGACGGCAGGGCAGTCCGTGTGGGGGCGAGTTTCGGCATCGGCTGGGCGCACTGCGGGATGTCGGCCGACGAAGTGTTGCACTCCGCTGACCAGCGGATGTACGTGGAGAAACGCTCCCGTGCCAAGCAGCACAGGCGGGCCGGATGA